The Corallococcus silvisoli genome has a segment encoding these proteins:
- a CDS encoding type VI secretion system protein IglI family protein: MGNAALAVEAVDFTLLDAALTSAPVPLDESEGPDPRLEAITGLVARGTYPDAARASEVLLREGVRDVRLLGPYLFGHFFADGMKALPILFRSLSRTLTENWDFFGPAEKKAVFADTGLRWLLKMMGKTLEHHTRLKDAQWQAWCAPGNREPLEEALAMGDPLIAALAVLQKSACMDAMRTLLGALRSHAQGVPFLPPPEEARPAPALAAAPEDDDDEDEDDGEEEEARPAKGRKAAHAESRDSGPSVPMSPALAQLVRKLSAFEALVERADFTKASVIAVDVLATVERFDPRVYLPQLFSGFFNGLAQNADAIEPMLHNTETLGFRALDQLYRVDLDAFLVSQQRPARGEASEFDE; the protein is encoded by the coding sequence ATGGGTAACGCGGCCCTGGCGGTCGAAGCCGTTGACTTCACGCTGCTCGACGCGGCGCTCACGAGCGCCCCCGTGCCGCTCGACGAATCCGAGGGACCGGATCCGCGCCTGGAGGCCATCACCGGCCTCGTCGCCCGCGGCACCTACCCGGACGCGGCCCGCGCGTCCGAAGTGCTCCTGCGCGAGGGCGTGCGCGACGTGCGCCTGCTGGGGCCGTACCTCTTCGGCCACTTCTTCGCGGACGGCATGAAGGCGCTGCCCATCCTGTTCCGCTCCCTGTCGCGCACCCTCACGGAGAACTGGGACTTCTTCGGCCCCGCGGAGAAGAAGGCCGTCTTCGCGGACACCGGCCTGCGCTGGCTGCTCAAGATGATGGGCAAGACCCTGGAGCACCACACGCGCCTCAAGGACGCGCAGTGGCAGGCCTGGTGCGCGCCCGGCAACCGCGAGCCCCTGGAGGAAGCCCTGGCGATGGGCGACCCCCTCATCGCCGCCCTCGCCGTGCTCCAGAAGAGCGCGTGCATGGACGCCATGCGCACGCTGCTCGGCGCGCTGCGCTCCCATGCCCAGGGCGTGCCGTTCCTCCCCCCGCCGGAGGAGGCCCGGCCCGCCCCGGCGCTCGCCGCCGCGCCGGAGGATGACGACGACGAGGACGAGGACGACGGGGAGGAAGAGGAGGCCCGCCCCGCGAAGGGCAGGAAGGCCGCCCACGCCGAGTCCCGGGACTCGGGGCCGAGCGTCCCCATGTCACCCGCGCTCGCCCAGCTCGTGCGCAAGCTGTCCGCCTTCGAGGCGCTGGTGGAGCGCGCGGACTTCACCAAGGCGAGCGTCATCGCCGTGGACGTGCTCGCCACCGTGGAGCGGTTTGATCCGCGCGTCTATCTGCCCCAGCTCTTCTCCGGGTTCTTCAACGGCCTCGCCCAGAACGCGGACGCCATCGAGCCCATGCTCCACAACACGGAGACGCTGGGCTTCCGCGCGCTGGATCAGCTCTACCGCGTGGACCTGGACGCCTTCCTCGTCTCCCAGCAGCGCCCCGCCCGGGGCGAAGCCTCCGAATTCGACGAATAG
- a CDS encoding type VI secretion system baseplate subunit TssG, which yields MDFDREQPGRKLTVEERISERIRHFDVPALLDLLAKEGYGEAEVEFRSHRSTVHQQHLVHAIEFTRQPRKRVVITVNLGLLGVQTPLPSFLFQAMDRLEHDAMADFLGYFDHLLLRTRFAGQFPDRDESLLPGWEHSTAHRLRLLRLACPSSLHWLFAKVFPEAEVVVRRETRRQRIESKGIRLGAAALGDGSAVGGFATVPTGGVEVRLFLNEPHSGAGIPWAVEARRRFNARILPSLAETPLALAVILALRDQSSHARLQDGSHLGYEPLVGGPEQTQEVLLFSGDTAQLRSSEPRQA from the coding sequence ATGGACTTCGACCGCGAACAGCCGGGCCGCAAGCTCACCGTCGAGGAGCGCATCAGCGAGCGCATCCGCCACTTCGACGTGCCGGCGCTCCTGGATCTGCTCGCCAAGGAAGGCTACGGCGAAGCGGAGGTCGAGTTCCGCAGCCACCGCAGCACCGTGCACCAGCAGCACCTGGTGCACGCCATCGAGTTCACCCGTCAGCCGCGCAAGCGCGTGGTCATCACCGTCAACCTGGGCCTGCTCGGCGTCCAGACGCCGCTGCCATCCTTCCTCTTCCAGGCCATGGACCGCCTGGAGCACGACGCGATGGCGGACTTCCTGGGCTACTTCGACCACCTGCTGCTGCGCACGCGCTTCGCGGGGCAGTTCCCGGACCGCGACGAGTCCCTCCTCCCCGGTTGGGAGCACTCCACCGCGCACCGGCTGCGCCTCTTGCGGCTCGCGTGCCCCAGCAGCCTGCACTGGCTCTTCGCCAAGGTGTTCCCGGAGGCGGAGGTGGTGGTGCGCCGCGAGACGCGCCGCCAGCGCATCGAGTCCAAGGGCATCCGCCTGGGCGCCGCCGCGCTCGGGGATGGCAGCGCCGTGGGCGGCTTCGCCACCGTCCCCACGGGCGGCGTGGAGGTGCGCCTGTTCCTCAACGAACCGCACTCCGGCGCCGGCATCCCCTGGGCCGTGGAGGCCCGGCGACGCTTCAACGCCCGGATCCTCCCGAGCCTCGCGGAGACGCCGCTCGCACTCGCCGTGATCCTGGCGCTGCGTGATCAGTCCAGCCACGCCCGGCTCCAGGACGGCAGCCACCTGGGTTACGAACCCTTGGTAGGAGGACCGGAGCAGACCCAGGAGGTCCTCTTGTTCTCGGGGGACACCGCGCAGTTGCGATCATCAGAACCCCGCCAGGCCTGA
- a CDS encoding type VI secretion system baseplate subunit TssF, with the protein MKDFSEKIYLDFLSELDGLERFRQRFQERHPAAPLDREDPDVRRLIEAMAFFSVQTRHATLHNLRSTWRRLFAGFFDFLLEPVPAAAMAQAVPTEKMVEPVLLTRGTELRLTPAEGVAGSFRLQRDLRVLPIFLKGTDVVPQVRSGHRLILRFESRFARKDPIDLLSLHVRHLDDYRSSLAVFHALRKHLKQVSVVYDESADEHSVGSPCEVSFNRDPPAPDDSAVYAHPFQRLRAFFQFPEQQLFVHVKVPPPRGSSWMKFCLCLDLDKDWTVGRSLHPDFFQLFTVPVVNLKAEPAQVVVADGTRAEHPILSMSAGREFSLHSVTGVFEMTKAGLSPLRPAFLPGKGPSYEVDETFDEKLTSRQSLIVRMPEAFTAPRKIVLEALWHQPQFSAQAAGRVEVSVPGRHIEGLKWQTVGGLQPHRDSVLRDDVEALTQFLAWKAKATLGRDEVVALLGHLGTPAESPFRRVLPWLKELKFSVVPDSALKGSGIRHAYEAVMEPFDLSFEPVVVCFLEQLRDLLDAWNNEASVELRASVAGLGPLQLPT; encoded by the coding sequence GTGAAGGATTTCTCGGAGAAGATCTACCTCGATTTCTTGTCGGAGCTGGACGGGCTGGAGCGCTTCCGGCAGCGCTTCCAGGAGCGCCATCCGGCGGCGCCGCTGGACCGCGAGGATCCGGACGTGCGGCGCCTCATCGAAGCGATGGCGTTCTTCTCCGTGCAGACGCGGCACGCCACGCTCCACAACCTGCGCTCCACCTGGCGCCGCCTCTTCGCGGGCTTCTTCGACTTCCTCCTGGAGCCCGTGCCCGCCGCCGCCATGGCGCAGGCCGTGCCCACGGAGAAGATGGTGGAGCCGGTGCTCCTCACCCGGGGCACGGAGCTGCGGCTGACGCCCGCGGAAGGGGTGGCGGGGTCCTTCCGGCTCCAGCGCGACCTGCGCGTGCTGCCCATCTTCCTCAAGGGCACGGACGTGGTGCCGCAGGTGCGCAGCGGCCACCGGCTGATCCTCCGCTTCGAGTCCCGCTTCGCGCGCAAGGACCCCATCGACCTGCTCAGCCTGCACGTGCGGCACCTGGACGACTACCGCTCGTCGCTGGCGGTGTTCCACGCGCTGCGCAAGCACCTGAAGCAGGTGAGCGTGGTGTACGACGAGTCCGCGGACGAGCACTCCGTGGGCAGCCCCTGCGAGGTGTCCTTCAACCGCGATCCCCCCGCGCCGGACGACAGCGCCGTCTACGCGCACCCGTTCCAGCGGCTGCGCGCCTTCTTCCAGTTCCCGGAGCAGCAGCTCTTCGTGCACGTGAAGGTGCCGCCGCCGCGCGGCAGCTCGTGGATGAAGTTCTGCCTCTGCCTGGACCTGGACAAGGACTGGACGGTGGGGCGGTCGCTGCACCCGGACTTCTTCCAGCTCTTCACCGTCCCGGTGGTGAACCTCAAGGCGGAGCCCGCCCAGGTGGTCGTGGCGGACGGCACACGCGCGGAGCACCCCATTCTCAGCATGAGCGCGGGGCGCGAGTTCAGCCTGCACTCCGTGACGGGCGTCTTCGAGATGACCAAGGCGGGCCTGTCTCCGCTCCGGCCGGCCTTCCTGCCCGGCAAGGGGCCCAGCTACGAGGTGGACGAGACCTTCGACGAGAAGCTCACCTCCCGGCAGAGCCTCATCGTGCGCATGCCGGAGGCGTTCACCGCGCCGCGCAAGATCGTGCTGGAGGCGCTGTGGCACCAGCCGCAGTTCTCCGCGCAGGCGGCGGGCAGGGTGGAGGTGTCCGTCCCAGGCAGGCACATCGAGGGCTTGAAGTGGCAGACGGTGGGCGGCCTCCAGCCCCACCGCGACAGCGTGCTACGGGATGATGTCGAGGCGTTGACGCAGTTCCTCGCGTGGAAGGCGAAGGCCACCCTGGGCAGGGACGAGGTGGTCGCCTTGCTCGGTCATCTGGGGACCCCCGCGGAGAGCCCCTTCCGCCGCGTCCTCCCCTGGCTCAAGGAGCTGAAGTTCAGCGTGGTGCCCGACAGCGCGCTGAAGGGTTCGGGGATCCGCCACGCGTACGAAGCCGTGATGGAGCCCTTCGACCTGAGCTTCGAGCCCGTCGTCGTCTGCTTTCTTGAGCAGCTGCGAGACCTGCTGGATGCTTGGAACAATGAGGCATCAGTGGAATTGCGAGCCTCGGTGGCGGGATTGGGGCCGCTACAGCTTCCGACGTAA
- the tssB gene encoding type VI secretion system contractile sheath small subunit yields the protein MAIQDQLPKSRITLTYRTTINGEQETVNLPLRLLVLGDFSLGSSEDRKTDLETRRLRSVDGRNLDELMKDMKMSTQFQVPNRINPDVESELDVTLPIDRMKSFHPDEIVKHVPKLKALLLLKTLLVEMQSNIDNRKDLRRELYELFSKPEALKELLNELKGYESMRLPSGETAKADAPAAAAAATNKPSTGAAAATAAVSATVAAGAKPPAAS from the coding sequence GTGGCCATTCAGGACCAGCTTCCCAAATCCCGCATCACCCTCACGTACCGCACCACCATCAACGGCGAGCAGGAGACGGTGAACTTGCCGCTGCGGCTGCTGGTGCTGGGCGACTTCTCGCTGGGCTCCTCGGAAGACCGCAAGACGGACCTGGAGACGCGCCGCCTGCGCTCCGTGGACGGGCGCAACCTGGATGAGCTGATGAAGGACATGAAGATGTCCACCCAGTTCCAGGTGCCCAACCGGATCAACCCGGACGTGGAGTCGGAGCTGGACGTCACGCTCCCCATCGACCGGATGAAGTCCTTCCACCCGGATGAGATCGTCAAGCACGTGCCGAAGCTCAAGGCGCTGCTGCTGCTGAAGACGCTCCTCGTGGAGATGCAGTCCAACATCGACAACCGCAAGGACCTGCGCCGCGAACTCTACGAGCTGTTCTCCAAGCCGGAGGCCCTCAAGGAGCTGCTCAACGAGCTGAAGGGCTACGAGAGCATGCGCCTGCCGTCCGGTGAGACCGCGAAGGCCGACGCGCCCGCCGCCGCCGCCGCCGCGACCAACAAGCCCTCCACGGGCGCCGCCGCCGCCACGGCCGCCGTCTCCGCCACCGTCGCCGCCGGGGCCAAGCCCCCGGCCGCTTCCTGA
- a CDS encoding GPW/gp25 family protein produces MARAPFLDKFAARAQRPNVRDSLEHVMRNIEAVLNTKKGYGFFMHDFGLGGYTEKLGTRELVEALTAEIQNEVARHEPRLVGPEVKLRGRDSSLWLHFDCRGAFDGQPCHLRLLFHATTGRVRVQAEDV; encoded by the coding sequence ATGGCGCGCGCACCCTTCCTGGACAAGTTCGCGGCCCGCGCCCAACGCCCCAACGTGCGCGACAGCCTGGAACACGTGATGCGCAACATCGAGGCCGTGCTCAACACGAAGAAGGGCTACGGCTTCTTCATGCACGACTTCGGCCTGGGCGGGTACACGGAGAAGCTGGGCACGCGCGAGCTGGTGGAGGCGCTCACCGCCGAAATCCAGAACGAGGTGGCCCGGCACGAGCCCCGGCTGGTGGGCCCGGAGGTGAAGCTGCGCGGCCGGGACAGCTCGCTGTGGCTGCACTTCGACTGCAGGGGCGCCTTCGACGGACAGCCGTGTCACCTGCGCCTGCTGTTCCACGCCACCACCGGCCGGGTGCGCGTGCAGGCGGAGGACGTCTGA
- the tssC gene encoding type VI secretion system contractile sheath large subunit — protein MAETTYLKRLFTSVRLDPPQASEPMILSNFGAVVDEQQVTMESRFLSSVAALLQNVAPVEGPDNTARFDKGQVLDVISRIDRMIDAQMNEILHNETFQKLESTWRGLEDLVNHTNFKANIAIDVLDVAKDELAEDFENNSSNIFAGALFDKVYIQEYDQYGGRPFGALVGLYEFSSTPADLTWLQRMAKLSNAAHAPFISAVSHKFFGCETIEEMEAIKNLEGVLAHPRFGRWNAFRDTEEAAYVGLTFPRYVLRLPWHPDKNPCDVLNFTETARGDSDKYLWGNSAILLARNMVKAFEISGWCQSIRGPKGGGLITGLPVDTFSLRGQDEIKAPVEIAIPDYREYEFARSGFIPLVYRKSSSDATFFSTQSAKVAKTFKDPKDSENSQLVTNLAYTFSITRLAHYVKCIMRDNIGNTADADYIQRQLDSWLSNYVTTVANPDDLTVRRFPFKASSVTVFPRPGEIGWYDCKLAVLPHIQFEGLNVELMLESRLG, from the coding sequence ATGGCCGAGACCACCTACCTGAAGCGCCTGTTCACCAGTGTCCGGCTCGATCCGCCCCAGGCGTCCGAGCCGATGATCCTCAGCAACTTCGGTGCGGTCGTCGACGAGCAGCAGGTCACGATGGAGAGCCGGTTCCTCTCCAGCGTCGCCGCGCTGCTCCAGAACGTCGCCCCGGTGGAGGGCCCGGACAACACCGCCCGCTTCGACAAGGGCCAGGTGCTGGACGTCATCAGCCGCATCGACCGCATGATCGACGCGCAGATGAACGAGATCCTCCACAACGAGACCTTCCAGAAGCTGGAGTCCACGTGGCGCGGCCTGGAGGACCTGGTCAACCACACCAACTTCAAGGCCAACATCGCCATCGACGTGCTGGACGTGGCGAAGGATGAGCTGGCGGAGGACTTCGAGAACAACTCCAGCAACATCTTCGCCGGAGCGCTCTTCGACAAGGTCTACATCCAGGAGTACGACCAGTACGGCGGCCGTCCCTTCGGCGCGCTCGTGGGCCTCTACGAGTTCTCCTCCACGCCCGCGGACCTCACGTGGCTGCAGCGCATGGCGAAGCTGTCCAACGCCGCGCACGCCCCGTTCATCTCCGCCGTCAGCCACAAGTTCTTCGGCTGCGAGACCATCGAGGAGATGGAGGCCATCAAGAACCTGGAGGGCGTGCTCGCGCACCCGCGCTTCGGCCGCTGGAACGCGTTCCGCGACACAGAGGAGGCCGCCTATGTGGGCCTGACCTTCCCGCGCTACGTGCTGCGCCTGCCCTGGCACCCGGACAAGAACCCCTGCGACGTCCTCAACTTCACCGAGACGGCGCGCGGCGACTCCGACAAGTACCTCTGGGGCAACTCCGCCATCCTGCTCGCGCGCAACATGGTGAAGGCGTTCGAGATCAGCGGCTGGTGCCAGTCCATCCGCGGCCCCAAGGGCGGCGGCCTCATCACCGGCCTCCCGGTGGACACCTTCTCCCTGCGCGGCCAGGACGAGATCAAGGCCCCGGTGGAGATCGCCATCCCGGACTACCGCGAGTACGAGTTCGCGCGCTCCGGCTTCATCCCGCTCGTGTACCGGAAGAGCTCCAGCGACGCGACGTTCTTCAGCACCCAGTCCGCCAAGGTCGCCAAGACGTTCAAGGACCCCAAGGACTCGGAGAACTCGCAGCTCGTCACCAACCTGGCCTACACGTTCTCCATCACGCGGCTGGCGCACTACGTGAAGTGCATCATGCGCGACAACATCGGCAACACGGCGGACGCGGACTACATCCAGCGTCAGCTGGACTCGTGGCTGTCCAACTACGTCACCACCGTGGCGAACCCGGACGACCTCACCGTGCGCCGCTTCCCGTTCAAGGCGAGCAGCGTGACGGTGTTCCCGCGCCCCGGTGAGATCGGCTGGTACGACTGCAAGCTGGCCGTGCTGCCGCACATCCAGTTCGAAGGCCTCAACGTGGAGCTGATGCTCGAGTCGCGGCTCGGATAG
- a CDS encoding DotU family type IV/VI secretion system protein, with translation MRQLLDRALPAEPAPGARRPQSRVGQEALGHLEQALLVELELLRATFGADLRPDEVEDLIRPFVFFLDEWVLRRLSDAEQQLWPLLQQNLFQVDSGGDLFYDFMEEKLRRNDTPPIVFEMIRFCLAAGFTGRLVGQPERIREVKDRISDRIPQPATVPQPAPAVPQGAPTVYDFPVHYYAVTALIVLGLPVLLWWVSN, from the coding sequence GTGCGCCAGCTCCTCGACCGGGCTCTGCCCGCCGAGCCCGCCCCGGGTGCGCGCCGGCCGCAGAGCCGCGTGGGACAGGAGGCGCTGGGCCACCTGGAGCAGGCGCTGCTGGTGGAGCTGGAGCTGTTGCGCGCCACGTTCGGCGCGGACCTGCGGCCGGACGAAGTGGAGGACCTGATCCGCCCGTTCGTCTTCTTCCTGGATGAGTGGGTGCTCCGGCGGCTGTCGGACGCGGAGCAACAGCTCTGGCCGCTCCTGCAGCAGAACCTGTTCCAGGTCGACTCCGGCGGAGACCTCTTCTACGACTTCATGGAAGAGAAGTTGCGCCGCAATGACACGCCACCCATCGTCTTCGAGATGATCCGCTTCTGCCTGGCCGCGGGCTTCACCGGCCGCCTCGTGGGTCAGCCGGAGCGCATCCGCGAGGTCAAGGACCGCATCTCCGACCGCATCCCGCAGCCCGCCACCGTGCCGCAGCCCGCGCCCGCGGTGCCGCAGGGCGCGCCCACCGTCTACGACTTCCCGGTGCACTACTACGCCGTGACGGCCCTCATCGTCCTGGGCCTGCCTGTCCTGCTCTGGTGGGTCTCCAATTGA
- the tssK gene encoding type VI secretion system baseplate subunit TssK, translated as MQRYKLARVRWHVGQTLLPEHFIAQEDALDAEIRLHATLSGLPSYGVANLAWNESLLLGGSLSISALTVVTKSGELLDVPGNAVIAPLSLDAIGKSEFIIYLHVLKETVSAEGIRLYADDPPVLQRVLNKLQLSSEPVLDGAVASFGLAAVSQDEDGAWRTSPDWVPALLLVGPNPFLEKLLGTLDDLLDQVRQQLLTHISDTYLRTDRLTNARRALFEVQRLIALRRDMFRQVYVHPYHLFDGLRRLYFEACCYLEMLPDEQMPVYQHEDLAQGLGGWIRLLTRSFQPEATRSTHKAFQVKDGQFLLSPLPPEIRSASEAYLLVQRTQPGERTPLDGVKLASPTRLPLVRRQALKGVPFTHVPYPSFPHALGPEIDWYLLGSGEEWQHALREDGVAFYVTPALRGAQTSLFWRRS; from the coding sequence ATGCAGCGGTACAAGCTGGCACGGGTCCGCTGGCACGTCGGACAGACGCTCCTCCCCGAGCACTTCATCGCGCAGGAGGACGCGCTGGACGCGGAGATCCGCCTCCACGCCACGCTGTCCGGCCTGCCGTCCTACGGGGTCGCGAACCTCGCGTGGAACGAGTCGCTCCTGCTGGGCGGCAGCCTGTCCATCTCCGCGCTCACCGTCGTCACCAAGTCGGGGGAGCTGCTGGACGTGCCCGGCAACGCGGTCATCGCGCCGCTGTCGCTGGACGCCATCGGCAAGTCGGAGTTCATCATCTACCTGCACGTGCTGAAGGAGACCGTCAGCGCGGAGGGCATCCGCCTGTACGCGGATGATCCGCCGGTGCTCCAGCGCGTGCTCAACAAGCTGCAGCTGTCCTCGGAGCCGGTGCTGGACGGGGCGGTGGCGTCCTTCGGCCTGGCCGCGGTGTCACAGGACGAGGACGGCGCGTGGCGCACGTCCCCGGACTGGGTGCCGGCGCTGCTGCTCGTGGGGCCCAACCCCTTCCTGGAGAAGCTGCTCGGCACGCTGGATGACCTGTTGGATCAGGTGCGCCAGCAGCTGCTCACGCACATCTCGGACACGTACCTGCGCACGGACCGGCTCACCAACGCGCGCCGGGCGCTCTTCGAAGTCCAGCGGCTGATCGCGCTGCGCCGGGACATGTTCCGGCAGGTGTACGTGCACCCGTACCACCTGTTCGACGGGCTGCGCCGGCTGTACTTCGAGGCGTGCTGCTACCTGGAGATGCTCCCGGACGAGCAGATGCCGGTGTACCAGCACGAGGACCTGGCCCAGGGCCTGGGCGGGTGGATCCGCCTGCTCACCCGCAGCTTCCAGCCAGAGGCCACGCGCTCCACGCACAAGGCCTTCCAGGTGAAGGACGGCCAGTTCCTCCTGTCCCCGCTGCCCCCGGAGATCCGCTCCGCCAGCGAGGCGTACCTGCTGGTCCAGCGCACCCAGCCCGGGGAGCGCACGCCGCTGGACGGCGTGAAGCTGGCCAGCCCCACGCGGCTGCCGCTGGTGCGCCGTCAGGCCTTGAAGGGCGTGCCCTTCACCCACGTGCCGTATCCGTCCTTCCCGCATGCGCTGGGGCCGGAGATCGACTGGTACCTGCTGGGCAGCGGCGAGGAGTGGCAGCACGCGCTGCGCGAGGACGGCGTGGCCTTCTACGTGACGCCCGCGCTGCGGGGCGCCCAGACGTCGCTGTTCTGGCGGAGGAGCTGA